Proteins encoded by one window of Vibrio algicola:
- a CDS encoding NADH:ubiquinone reductase (Na(+)-transporting) subunit D, which produces MASIKEFKKVVIAPVLDNNPIALQVLGVCSALAVTTKLETAFVMTIAVMLVTAFSNFFVSLMRNHIPSSVRIIVQMAIIASLVIVVDQVLRAYFYDISKQLSVFVGLIITNCIVMGRAEAFAMKSPPIPSFIDGIANGLGYGFVLLVVAFFRELLGSGRLFGMEVLPLIKDGGWYQPNGMMLLAPSAFFLIGFLIWIIRTIKPEQIEAKE; this is translated from the coding sequence ATGGCGAGTATTAAAGAATTTAAAAAAGTCGTTATTGCTCCGGTTTTAGACAATAACCCTATTGCACTTCAAGTGTTGGGTGTTTGTTCCGCGCTAGCAGTAACCACTAAGTTAGAAACCGCATTTGTTATGACAATTGCGGTAATGTTAGTAACCGCATTTTCTAACTTTTTCGTATCTTTGATGCGTAACCACATACCAAGCAGCGTGCGTATTATTGTTCAAATGGCAATTATTGCGTCATTGGTAATCGTGGTCGATCAGGTATTACGGGCTTACTTCTACGATATTTCAAAACAGCTATCTGTTTTCGTTGGTCTTATTATTACCAACTGTATCGTAATGGGGCGTGCGGAAGCATTTGCTATGAAGTCACCACCAATTCCATCTTTTATTGATGGTATTGCAAATGGACTAGGCTACGGTTTTGTCCTTCTTGTGGTCGCTTTTTTCCGTGAATTGCTTGGCTCAGGAAGATTATTTGGTATGGAAGTATTGCCATTAATTAAAGATGGTGGCTGGTATCAACCAAATGGCATGATGCTACTTGCACCTTCAGCATTCTTCTTGATTGGTTTCTTGATTTGGATTATCCGAACCATTAAACCTGAACAAATTGAAGCGAAGGAGTAA
- the nqrM gene encoding (Na+)-NQR maturation NqrM, translated as MAIYLITFLVFLLVITAMSVGYIFQKKVVKGSCGGLGSVGVDKVCNCPEPCDARKKREAKAAIRAQKLAEWENNRIQ; from the coding sequence ATGGCGATATATTTGATCACTTTTTTGGTGTTTTTATTAGTAATAACTGCAATGTCTGTTGGCTATATTTTTCAAAAGAAAGTGGTTAAAGGCAGCTGTGGTGGTCTAGGTTCGGTTGGGGTGGATAAAGTCTGTAACTGCCCCGAGCCTTGTGACGCGCGCAAAAAACGGGAAGCAAAAGCGGCGATCCGTGCGCAAAAGTTAGCTGAATGGGAAAATAACCGAATTCAGTAA
- the nqrF gene encoding NADH:ubiquinone reductase (Na(+)-transporting) subunit F, with the protein MDIILLGVGLFTLIVLVLVLVILFAKSKLVPTGDITISINGDPAKSIVTSPGDKLLSAMSSKGIFVSSACGGGGSCGQCKVKIKSGGGDILPTELDHISKGEAREGERLACQVAVKTDMEIELPEEIFGVKKWECEVLSNDNEATFIKELVLKIPDGEEVPFRAGGYIQIEAEPHHIKYADFDIPEEYRGDWDKFNLFRYESVVKEPSIRAYSMASYPEERGLIKLNVRIATPPPNNPDVAPGIMSSYIWSLKAGDKCTISGPFGEFFAKETDAEMVFIGGGAGMAPMRSHIFDQLLRLQSTRKMSYWYGARSKREMFYIEDFDKLAADNENFVWHCALSDPMAEDNWDGYTGFIHNVLYENYLKDHEAPEDCEYYMCGPPMMNAAVIGMLKDLGVEDENILLDDFGG; encoded by the coding sequence ATGGACATTATTCTTCTTGGTGTCGGATTGTTTACTCTGATTGTATTGGTTTTAGTGTTAGTGATTTTATTTGCTAAATCTAAACTGGTACCAACAGGTGACATTACGATTTCCATTAACGGTGACCCAGCGAAAAGTATCGTTACTTCTCCTGGTGATAAGCTACTCAGCGCAATGTCGAGCAAAGGTATTTTTGTATCGTCAGCTTGTGGTGGTGGTGGTTCATGTGGTCAGTGTAAAGTGAAAATTAAATCTGGTGGTGGCGATATTCTACCAACAGAATTGGATCACATCAGCAAAGGTGAAGCTCGTGAAGGTGAACGTTTAGCTTGTCAAGTGGCAGTGAAAACGGACATGGAAATCGAATTACCGGAAGAAATCTTTGGTGTTAAAAAGTGGGAATGTGAAGTTCTTTCTAATGACAACGAAGCGACTTTCATTAAAGAATTGGTACTTAAGATCCCTGATGGTGAAGAAGTACCGTTCCGCGCTGGTGGTTATATTCAGATTGAAGCTGAACCACATCATATTAAATACGCTGATTTTGATATTCCTGAGGAATACCGTGGTGATTGGGATAAGTTTAACTTGTTCCGCTATGAGTCTGTGGTGAAGGAGCCTTCAATTCGCGCATACTCAATGGCTTCATACCCAGAAGAGCGTGGCTTGATTAAGCTAAACGTACGTATCGCTACTCCGCCACCAAATAACCCAGACGTTGCCCCTGGTATTATGTCTTCGTATATTTGGTCACTTAAAGCGGGTGATAAATGTACTATTTCTGGTCCGTTTGGTGAGTTCTTCGCCAAAGAAACTGACGCGGAAATGGTCTTCATCGGTGGTGGTGCAGGTATGGCGCCAATGCGTTCTCATATCTTTGATCAGTTATTACGTTTGCAATCTACTCGTAAGATGTCTTACTGGTATGGCGCACGTTCTAAGCGCGAAATGTTCTACATCGAAGATTTTGATAAGCTAGCAGCAGATAACGAAAACTTTGTTTGGCATTGTGCATTATCTGACCCAATGGCTGAAGATAACTGGGATGGTTACACTGGTTTCATTCATAACGTTCTTTATGAAAACTACTTGAAAGATCATGAAGCACCAGAGGATTGTGAGTACTACATGTGTGGTCCTCCAATGATGAATGCGGCAGTGATCGGCATGTTAAAAGATCTTGGCGTAGAAGACGAAAACATTCTATTGGATGATTTTGGTGGCTAA
- a CDS encoding Na(+)-translocating NADH-quinone reductase subunit C — protein sequence MANNNDSTKRTLITVIALSLVCSIVVSTAAVVLKPKQVANAKLDVQSNIVAVAGFDAKSAAEIQSVYKKNIEPRLIDFKTGDFIEGDAADFNSRVATKDVKQSIKLTPEQDKAKIIRRPNQGLVYLVKDGDKVTEIILPMNGTGLWSMMYAFVAVETDGNTVKGITYYEQGETPGLGAEVENPKWRAQFVGKKLFDENNQPAIKIVKGGAPQGSEHGVDALSGATLTSNGVQHQFDFWLGDMGYGPFLAKVRAGELN from the coding sequence ATGGCAAATAATAATGATAGCACCAAAAGAACGCTGATCACGGTTATCGCATTGAGCTTAGTGTGTTCAATTGTCGTATCGACAGCAGCGGTAGTATTAAAACCGAAGCAAGTGGCTAATGCCAAGCTTGACGTGCAAAGCAATATCGTTGCAGTTGCTGGTTTTGATGCTAAAAGCGCAGCTGAAATACAGTCAGTCTATAAGAAAAATATCGAGCCTCGCTTGATTGACTTCAAAACCGGTGACTTTATTGAAGGCGATGCCGCAGACTTTAATAGCCGTGTAGCAACCAAAGATGTGAAGCAGTCAATTAAGTTGACGCCTGAGCAAGATAAAGCAAAAATCATTCGTCGTCCTAACCAAGGTTTGGTTTACTTGGTAAAAGATGGTGACAAAGTGACTGAAATTATCTTGCCAATGAACGGTACGGGTCTGTGGTCAATGATGTATGCCTTCGTTGCGGTTGAAACCGATGGTAATACGGTTAAAGGTATTACTTATTACGAACAAGGTGAGACTCCAGGACTTGGTGCTGAAGTTGAAAACCCTAAATGGCGTGCTCAGTTTGTAGGTAAAAAATTGTTTGATGAAAACAATCAACCTGCAATCAAGATTGTTAAAGGCGGCGCACCTCAAGGTTCTGAACACGGTGTCGATGCGCTTTCTGGTGCTACATTAACCAGTAATGGCGTTCAGCATCAATTCGACTTCTGGCTAGGTGATATGGGCTACGGTCCTTTCCTTGCAAAAGTACGAGCAGGAGAGCTTAACTAA
- the dinB gene encoding DNA polymerase IV — MANRKIIHVDMDCYYAAVEMRDFPQYKDVALAVGGNEKQRGIISTCNYKAREYGVHSAMPTAQAYKLCPQLVLVPGRMSVYKAVSTQIRAIFARYTALIEPLSLDEAYLDVTDCTMHHGSATLIAEAIRQDIERELNLTASAGVAPLKFLAKIASDLNKPNGVAVIPPNNVQATIDTLPLEKIPGVGRVSIAKLHQANLYTCLDIKQSNYANLLRQFGRMGASLWQRSHGIDEREVVVDRPRKSVGVERTFSVNIQSYAQCWQLIEQNLYPELERRLVKASPEKKILKQGIKMKFADFQQTTIEHNHQVLNLDDFKGLLEAILTRANGRQIRLLGLNVMLVPDEMNKQLCLL, encoded by the coding sequence ATGGCAAACCGAAAAATTATTCATGTCGATATGGACTGCTATTATGCGGCAGTTGAAATGCGAGACTTTCCTCAATATAAGGATGTCGCATTAGCGGTTGGTGGCAATGAAAAACAAAGAGGCATTATCAGTACCTGTAACTATAAGGCGCGTGAATATGGTGTACATTCGGCGATGCCTACCGCGCAAGCTTATAAACTGTGTCCACAACTGGTGTTAGTGCCTGGACGGATGTCGGTCTATAAAGCGGTTTCAACGCAAATTCGGGCTATTTTTGCTCGTTACACCGCGTTAATTGAACCGCTTTCATTGGATGAAGCCTATTTAGATGTGACTGATTGCACCATGCATCATGGTTCGGCAACGTTGATTGCAGAGGCTATTCGACAAGATATTGAACGAGAACTGAACTTAACCGCTTCTGCCGGGGTCGCACCGCTCAAATTTTTAGCCAAAATTGCCTCCGATCTCAATAAACCCAATGGTGTGGCCGTGATCCCACCAAATAATGTTCAAGCCACTATTGATACGCTGCCGCTCGAGAAAATCCCAGGAGTGGGGAGGGTCAGTATTGCTAAATTACATCAAGCTAATTTATATACCTGTTTGGATATCAAGCAATCTAACTATGCCAATCTATTACGTCAGTTTGGTCGTATGGGCGCGTCACTGTGGCAGAGAAGTCATGGCATAGATGAGCGTGAAGTGGTGGTGGATAGGCCAAGAAAATCGGTCGGGGTTGAGCGAACTTTTAGCGTCAATATTCAGTCTTATGCCCAATGCTGGCAGTTGATAGAACAAAACCTTTATCCAGAGTTAGAGCGTAGGTTAGTTAAAGCCAGTCCAGAGAAAAAGATCTTGAAGCAAGGCATCAAAATGAAATTTGCGGACTTTCAACAAACTACCATAGAACATAACCATCAAGTATTGAATTTAGACGATTTTAAAGGCTTGTTAGAAGCTATTTTGACCCGAGCTAATGGACGACAGATCCGCTTATTGGGATTGAATGTGATGTTAGTTCCAGATGAAATGAACAAACAATTATGCTTGTTATAA
- a CDS encoding FAD:protein FMN transferase — protein sequence MLLMGCSKPAQQVHLSGPTMGTSYNVKYLVSDGQPSAKDLQKGIDKVLEKVNDEMSTYRPNSELSQFNQHRSNQPFTVSEDTATVIREALRINKVTEGAMDVTVGPIVNLWGFGPEDRPDHTPSDEKLEQRRAITGIQHLQETGDALIKDIPDLYVDLSSIAKGRGTDEVASYLESIGINDYMVEVGGEIRAKGKNQQGVAWRIAVEKPVINERAVENIIEPGNMAIATSGDYRNYFEQDGVRYSHIINPKTGKPINNKVVSVTVLNPSCMTADGLSTGLMVLGEVDGIRIANKENIPVLYIVKTKDGFKEYASEAFKPYLKDKQK from the coding sequence ATGTTATTAATGGGGTGTTCAAAGCCCGCACAACAAGTGCACTTATCTGGCCCTACTATGGGAACCAGTTATAATGTGAAGTACTTAGTAAGTGATGGTCAACCTTCAGCTAAAGATCTGCAAAAAGGTATTGATAAGGTTCTTGAAAAAGTAAACGATGAGATGTCGACTTATCGTCCAAACTCAGAGCTTAGCCAATTTAATCAGCACCGTAGCAATCAACCTTTCACCGTATCAGAAGATACCGCGACTGTGATTCGCGAAGCATTGCGGATCAATAAAGTGACTGAGGGCGCAATGGATGTCACAGTGGGGCCGATTGTGAATTTATGGGGCTTTGGCCCTGAAGACCGACCGGATCATACGCCAAGTGATGAGAAGCTTGAACAGCGCCGCGCCATTACGGGGATTCAGCATTTACAAGAAACCGGTGATGCCTTAATCAAAGATATTCCAGACCTGTATGTCGATCTTTCTAGTATTGCCAAAGGCCGTGGTACGGATGAAGTCGCGAGTTACTTAGAGTCGATTGGTATTAACGATTATATGGTTGAGGTCGGCGGCGAGATCCGAGCTAAAGGTAAGAACCAGCAAGGCGTGGCTTGGCGCATTGCGGTAGAAAAGCCTGTTATTAATGAACGTGCCGTCGAAAATATTATCGAACCAGGTAATATGGCAATTGCAACTTCAGGCGACTATCGAAACTACTTTGAACAAGACGGTGTGCGTTACTCTCACATCATCAACCCTAAAACTGGAAAACCGATTAATAATAAAGTGGTTTCAGTGACGGTACTAAATCCATCCTGTATGACGGCAGATGGTTTGTCTACCGGGTTAATGGTGTTGGGTGAAGTGGATGGTATCCGCATTGCTAATAAAGAAAATATTCCAGTGTTGTATATTGTTAAAACGAAAGATGGTTTTAAAGAGTACGCATCAGAAGCATTTAAGCCTTATCTTAAAGATAAGCAGAAATAA
- a CDS encoding aminoacyl-histidine dipeptidase gives MSKTHSEISQLSPQPVWQFFDKICSFPHPSKHEEALAQYIVSWAQEQNLEVRRDETGNVIIKKPATAGMETKKTVALQAHIDMVPQKNEGTDHDFAVDAIQPYIDGDWVTAKGTTLGADNGMGMASCLAVLASNEIKHGPLEVLLTIDEEAGMTGAFGLKAGWLEADILLNTDSEQEGEIYMGCAGGVNASLVFDIERSTLADGVVQQKLAVKGLKGGHSGCDIHTGRGNANKILGRFLAESAQDLALQVIEFQGGSLRNAIPREASAIVALPANKQAELVAAFEQYTQTVKQELGQVETALETQLTAETSQFSPLSQADQARFIASLNACPNGVIRMDDKIEGVVETSLNVGVITTEAGKITILCLIRSLIDSGREMVEGTLASLAQLADANLKLDGAYPGWKPDADSEIMHVFRDVYEGIYGRKPNIMVIHAGLECGLFKKPYPEMDMISFGPTIKFPHSPDEKVEIATVALYWEQMIAILENIPEKA, from the coding sequence GTGTCTAAAACTCATTCTGAAATCAGCCAACTATCCCCTCAGCCTGTTTGGCAATTCTTTGATAAAATCTGTTCTTTTCCGCACCCATCTAAGCACGAAGAAGCACTCGCGCAATACATCGTATCTTGGGCACAAGAACAAAATTTAGAAGTTCGCCGTGATGAAACCGGCAACGTTATTATCAAAAAACCAGCCACTGCTGGAATGGAAACCAAGAAGACTGTTGCTCTACAAGCACACATTGATATGGTCCCACAAAAAAATGAAGGCACTGATCACGATTTCGCAGTCGATGCTATTCAACCATACATTGATGGTGACTGGGTAACCGCAAAAGGCACCACGCTTGGCGCAGATAACGGTATGGGCATGGCATCTTGCCTAGCAGTTTTAGCCTCAAACGAAATTAAGCATGGTCCATTAGAAGTTTTACTGACTATCGATGAAGAAGCGGGCATGACTGGCGCGTTTGGGTTAAAAGCAGGTTGGCTTGAAGCCGATATCCTACTAAATACCGATTCAGAGCAAGAAGGCGAAATTTACATGGGCTGCGCCGGTGGCGTAAATGCTTCATTAGTATTTGATATTGAACGTAGTACTCTGGCTGACGGCGTAGTACAACAAAAACTTGCGGTTAAAGGACTTAAAGGCGGTCACTCTGGTTGTGATATTCACACTGGTCGTGGCAATGCCAATAAAATCTTAGGCCGCTTCCTTGCTGAATCGGCGCAAGATCTTGCTCTACAAGTGATTGAATTCCAAGGTGGTAGCCTGCGTAACGCCATCCCGCGTGAAGCGTCAGCCATTGTAGCGCTACCAGCAAATAAACAAGCCGAATTGGTTGCCGCATTTGAGCAATATACTCAAACGGTTAAGCAAGAGCTAGGACAAGTAGAAACCGCACTTGAAACACAATTAACCGCAGAAACAAGCCAATTCTCACCACTTAGTCAAGCAGACCAAGCGCGCTTTATTGCGAGCTTAAATGCTTGTCCAAATGGCGTGATCCGTATGGATGACAAAATTGAAGGTGTGGTTGAAACCTCTTTGAATGTGGGTGTTATCACCACTGAAGCTGGCAAAATCACCATCTTATGTTTGATTCGTTCATTGATTGACTCAGGTCGCGAGATGGTCGAAGGGACATTAGCTTCTCTGGCTCAATTAGCCGATGCGAATTTAAAACTGGACGGTGCTTACCCAGGCTGGAAACCCGATGCAGATTCTGAAATCATGCACGTATTCCGCGATGTCTATGAAGGTATTTATGGCCGTAAACCAAACATCATGGTGATCCATGCGGGTCTTGAATGTGGTTTATTCAAAAAACCTTACCCAGAAATGGACATGATTTCTTTTGGTCCTACGATTAAATTCCCACATTCTCCAGACGAGAAAGTAGAGATCGCCACTGTGGCACTATACTGGGAACAAATGATTGCTATTTTAGAAAACATCCCAGAAAAAGCATAA
- the nqrE gene encoding NADH:ubiquinone reductase (Na(+)-transporting) subunit E, whose translation MEHYLSLLVRSIFIENMALSFFLGMCTFLAVSKKVKTSIGLGVAVVVVLTLSVPLNNLVYTYVLKDGALIKGVDLSFLNFITFIGVIAALVQILEMVLDRFFPPLYNALGIFLPLITVNCAIFGGVSFMVQRDYNFTESIVYGFGSGVGWMLAIVALAGIREKMKYSDVPPGLRGLGITFITAGLMALGFMSFSGIQL comes from the coding sequence GTGGAACATTATCTTAGTTTGCTAGTTCGTTCGATTTTCATTGAGAACATGGCACTGTCTTTCTTCTTAGGCATGTGTACTTTCTTAGCGGTATCGAAAAAAGTTAAGACTTCTATTGGTCTTGGTGTTGCTGTTGTCGTGGTATTGACTCTGTCTGTACCGCTAAACAACCTAGTGTATACCTATGTACTTAAAGATGGTGCCTTGATTAAAGGTGTCGATCTAAGTTTCCTTAACTTCATTACTTTTATTGGCGTTATTGCGGCATTAGTACAAATTTTGGAAATGGTGTTAGATCGCTTTTTCCCACCTTTGTACAACGCATTGGGTATCTTCTTACCACTTATCACTGTGAACTGTGCCATTTTTGGTGGCGTATCTTTCATGGTGCAACGTGACTACAACTTTACCGAATCTATCGTATACGGCTTTGGTTCTGGTGTTGGTTGGATGCTTGCGATTGTAGCATTAGCTGGTATTCGTGAAAAAATGAAATATTCAGATGTACCACCAGGACTTCGTGGTTTAGGTATTACCTTTATCACGGCTGGTTTAATGGCGTTAGGCTTTATGTCTTTCTCTGGTATTCAACTGTAG